The Phragmitibacter flavus genome includes a window with the following:
- a CDS encoding sulfatase: MKSTLPCFIFLFLCSVAPELFAVESKRPNIVFIVADDLGYGELGCYGGKEIPTPNLDQLAADGLRFTNGYVTAPFCAASRAGLLTGRFQTRFGFEFNPIGAKNVEPGIGLPVSEKTVADRLRDVGYVTGLVGKWHLGGTAPFHPQRRGFDEFFGYLHEGHFYVPPPWKGVTTWLRRKTLPGGGKGRWTSPDGRVVWSTHLGINEHEYDTDNPLLRGSQPVEERANLTDAFTREACDFIERHRTQPFFLYLAHSAVHSPMQGADDYMKKFAHIEDIQRRIFAAMLAHLDDSVGAVIAKLRETGVEENTLVVFLSDNGGPTKELTSSNAPLRGGKGQLWEGGIRVPMIISWKSAGRVGRVIEDPMISMDATVTALEVAGAGSDELKKLDAISLMPLLTEQMNEVPDRPLFWRMGKRNAMRSGDWKLIRDGGEWELYDLARDIGELNNLAAREPDRVRQMSRLWEEWSAEQSEPLWK; this comes from the coding sequence ATGAAATCAACGCTTCCTTGTTTCATCTTTCTCTTTTTGTGCTCGGTGGCCCCGGAACTTTTTGCGGTCGAATCGAAGCGACCCAACATCGTCTTCATCGTTGCCGACGATCTTGGATACGGCGAGCTTGGTTGCTACGGCGGAAAGGAGATCCCCACACCGAACCTTGATCAGCTCGCAGCGGATGGGTTGCGATTCACCAATGGCTACGTCACGGCGCCGTTCTGTGCGGCTTCACGCGCGGGGTTGCTGACCGGGCGTTTTCAGACTCGCTTCGGGTTTGAGTTTAATCCTATTGGCGCAAAGAATGTGGAGCCGGGTATTGGTTTGCCGGTGAGCGAGAAGACCGTCGCTGACCGGCTCCGCGATGTGGGTTACGTAACTGGTCTTGTCGGGAAGTGGCATCTCGGGGGAACGGCGCCTTTTCATCCGCAGCGTCGGGGGTTCGACGAATTTTTTGGCTATCTGCATGAGGGCCATTTTTATGTGCCGCCGCCGTGGAAAGGCGTGACGACCTGGCTGCGTCGCAAGACCCTTCCGGGTGGCGGCAAGGGACGTTGGACTTCGCCCGATGGTCGCGTGGTGTGGAGCACTCATCTGGGGATCAATGAGCATGAATACGACACCGACAACCCGCTCCTGCGTGGAAGCCAGCCGGTGGAGGAAAGGGCAAATCTGACCGATGCGTTCACGCGTGAGGCTTGTGATTTCATCGAGCGGCATCGCACGCAGCCATTCTTTCTGTATCTTGCTCACAGCGCGGTGCACAGTCCGATGCAGGGGGCGGACGACTACATGAAAAAGTTTGCGCACATCGAAGACATCCAACGTCGGATCTTCGCGGCCATGCTGGCGCATCTGGACGACAGCGTTGGTGCGGTAATCGCGAAATTGCGCGAGACGGGTGTCGAAGAAAACACGCTGGTAGTTTTCTTGAGTGACAATGGTGGGCCCACGAAAGAACTCACGTCGAGCAACGCGCCGCTGCGCGGAGGCAAAGGGCAACTGTGGGAGGGAGGCATTCGCGTGCCGATGATTATCTCATGGAAAAGTGCGGGACGGGTCGGACGGGTGATCGAAGATCCGATGATTTCAATGGATGCCACGGTCACGGCATTGGAAGTTGCAGGTGCCGGATCGGATGAGTTAAAAAAGCTCGACGCCATAAGTCTGATGCCGTTGCTGACTGAACAAATGAATGAAGTGCCAGATCGTCCGCTGTTCTGGCGGATGGGCAAAAGAAACGCGATGCGCAGTGGTGATTGGAAGCTCATCCGCGATGGCGGGGAATGGGAGTTGTATGACCTCGCGCGTGACATCGGCGAATTGAACAATCTTGCCGCCCGGGAACCCGACCGCGTAAGGCAGATGTCCAGGTTGTGGGAAGAATGGAGCGCTGAACAAAGTGAACCGCTTTGGAAATGA
- a CDS encoding efflux RND transporter periplasmic adaptor subunit: MSVSSASTNEEKETAPWEAKRTQPKRGRLRKVITWGLGLGLLVFIGYGLKPQPVEVEVVSVTRGPLTVHVSEEGKTRIRNRYVLSAPVAGQMQRVPFKAGDKIKAGETVLTAIEPTLAPLLDARSKAQAEARVAMAEAALSRAGEAVQIAKTTAQFAETNWERVKKIADTGSVSASDQDNAESAAMVGKQEVQSAEFALQVAEYDLEQAKAALMQMESPKVAGAVIEVKAPVTGDVLKVMQESSAVVTPGTAIMEVGDPRDIEIEAEILSRDAVAIEPGAIVSIEQWGGEPLRGRVRRVEPAAFTKVSALGVEEQRVIVLVDFVDPPPEVQRLGDRYRVEVRVAVWKKEDVMLIPAGAVFREGNLWRTFIYDNGKAKAVTVEAGRSDGRMTELVSGLEVGAEVLLHPPDTVMDGVSVKKRN; the protein is encoded by the coding sequence ATGTCTGTCAGCAGTGCTTCGACCAACGAGGAAAAAGAAACCGCGCCTTGGGAGGCGAAACGAACCCAGCCGAAACGTGGTCGTTTGCGCAAGGTGATCACCTGGGGACTGGGACTGGGTTTGCTGGTCTTCATTGGTTACGGCTTGAAACCGCAGCCGGTGGAAGTCGAGGTGGTGAGCGTGACGCGTGGACCTTTGACGGTGCATGTTTCGGAAGAAGGCAAGACACGCATTCGCAACCGCTATGTGCTGTCAGCGCCGGTGGCGGGTCAGATGCAGCGGGTGCCGTTCAAGGCAGGCGACAAGATCAAGGCGGGTGAAACGGTTTTGACGGCGATCGAACCGACGCTGGCTCCGCTGTTGGATGCCCGCAGCAAAGCGCAGGCGGAAGCACGGGTGGCGATGGCGGAGGCGGCGTTGAGCCGTGCCGGTGAGGCGGTGCAGATCGCGAAAACGACCGCGCAGTTTGCCGAGACCAATTGGGAACGGGTGAAGAAGATTGCGGATACCGGGAGTGTGTCGGCTTCAGATCAAGACAATGCCGAAAGTGCAGCCATGGTGGGCAAGCAGGAAGTCCAGTCAGCAGAGTTTGCTTTGCAGGTGGCGGAGTATGATCTTGAGCAGGCCAAAGCAGCATTGATGCAGATGGAGTCGCCGAAAGTTGCGGGTGCAGTGATTGAAGTGAAGGCACCCGTGACTGGCGATGTCTTGAAAGTCATGCAGGAAAGTTCTGCCGTGGTGACTCCTGGAACGGCCATCATGGAAGTGGGTGACCCACGCGACATCGAGATTGAGGCGGAGATCCTTTCGCGCGACGCCGTGGCCATTGAACCCGGTGCGATCGTGAGCATTGAACAATGGGGCGGTGAGCCATTGCGTGGCCGGGTGCGTCGCGTGGAACCGGCCGCCTTTACCAAGGTGTCAGCATTGGGGGTTGAGGAACAGCGTGTGATTGTGTTGGTAGATTTTGTCGATCCCCCACCGGAAGTGCAGCGACTGGGGGATCGCTATCGTGTTGAAGTTCGGGTGGCGGTTTGGAAAAAAGAAGACGTGATGTTGATCCCGGCGGGCGCGGTGTTTCGTGAAGGCAATTTGTGGCGCACTTTTATCTATGACAACGGCAAGGCCAAGGCGGTCACAGTGGAAGCGGGAAGAAGTGATGGTCGAATGACTGAATTGGTCAGTGGGTTGGAAGTGGGTGCTGAGGTGTTGCTCCACCCGCCAGACACGGTGATGGATGGGGTATCCGTGAAGAAGCGGAATTAG
- a CDS encoding ABC transporter permease, with protein sequence MLAPLDRKLLRDLGRMKGQMVAVSLVMACGLTMMIMTRSLILTLEGTRDAYYQTNRMADVFGSLKRAPMAMADRIAQLPGVAAVEPRVVVEVTLDLPWLTEPATGHIVSLPEDRPQILNQLFLRKGRMPRLDERREVVVGEAFALANKLELGDTVAAIINGRRDSLVITGIGLSPEFVFEARAGETLPDNKRFGVIWMNYRAVAVAYNMDGGFNDVCVDLAPGANAEEVIEQMDLLLENYGAFGAFTRKDQPSARRLDDELSVLRALSVVYPIVFLSVAAFMVNAVLARLIRLQREQIAQLKALGYSSWQVGVHYLKFALVIVCLGTVLGGVAGKYLGTGLVNMFTQFFKFPTLEFQFDYSALGLALVVSAVSATVGVYGVVKQAVSLPPAEAMRPEPPADFKPSLLERMGLTKGMSPGFRMALRNIERKPFQSIFTMAGLALATGLMVLPGAMGNSIDYLLTFQWNLAQRQDVVVFLTEPAGGSGFHDLTHLPGVQHAEPVRSVQARLRYGHRYRRMAVTGLPRDADLNRLLNEKGDPMTMPEDGVIMSKMLGEILGVEVGDEVQLNVLEGQRPTRSVVVRGLLTDYSGVAAYMDLEALRRLMREGDTVNGAYLKVDQTRWEDFMKEVKETPRVSIVLVKREQLAAFRETIGQTIGILRSLYFTLAIIVAFGVVYNSARIALSERSRELATLRVVGFTQREVGSVLLGELSILVLASLPFGLLFGRGLAIFIMSSFSTESVRMPLAVSPSTYSIAVIVVLTASALSFWVVSRMLRKLDMVGVLKARD encoded by the coding sequence ATGCTGGCCCCTCTCGACCGAAAATTGCTGCGCGACTTGGGGCGCATGAAAGGCCAGATGGTGGCGGTGAGCCTGGTGATGGCTTGCGGTTTGACCATGATGATCATGACGCGATCATTGATCCTTACCCTGGAGGGAACGCGTGATGCCTATTATCAAACCAACCGCATGGCGGATGTGTTTGGATCGTTGAAACGCGCTCCCATGGCCATGGCGGATCGGATTGCGCAACTACCGGGCGTTGCTGCGGTGGAACCACGAGTCGTGGTGGAAGTGACGCTGGATTTGCCCTGGCTGACGGAGCCGGCGACAGGGCATATCGTGTCGTTGCCGGAGGATCGGCCGCAGATTCTGAACCAGCTGTTTTTACGCAAAGGCCGCATGCCAAGGTTGGATGAACGTCGCGAGGTGGTGGTCGGTGAAGCGTTTGCGTTGGCGAACAAGCTGGAGCTTGGCGATACGGTCGCGGCGATCATCAATGGGCGGCGCGATTCGTTGGTGATCACGGGCATCGGCCTGTCGCCGGAGTTTGTTTTTGAGGCGCGCGCCGGAGAGACGTTGCCAGACAACAAACGGTTTGGGGTGATCTGGATGAACTACCGTGCGGTGGCGGTGGCTTACAACATGGATGGCGGATTTAATGATGTGTGTGTGGATTTGGCTCCCGGTGCGAACGCCGAAGAGGTGATCGAGCAGATGGATCTTCTGCTGGAGAATTATGGGGCGTTTGGAGCGTTCACGCGAAAGGACCAGCCATCGGCTCGGCGGCTTGATGATGAATTGAGTGTGTTGCGGGCCTTGTCGGTCGTGTATCCAATTGTGTTTTTGAGTGTGGCAGCGTTCATGGTCAATGCGGTGCTGGCGCGGTTGATCCGCCTGCAGCGTGAGCAGATCGCGCAGTTGAAGGCCTTGGGATATTCATCATGGCAGGTGGGGGTGCATTATTTGAAGTTTGCGTTGGTGATCGTGTGTTTGGGAACTGTGCTCGGTGGAGTGGCGGGCAAATATCTGGGCACGGGACTGGTAAACATGTTCACGCAGTTTTTTAAGTTTCCGACGTTGGAGTTTCAGTTCGATTATTCGGCGCTGGGACTGGCGTTGGTGGTGAGTGCAGTTTCGGCCACAGTGGGCGTTTATGGCGTGGTGAAACAGGCGGTTTCGTTGCCGCCGGCAGAGGCCATGAGGCCGGAACCACCGGCGGACTTCAAACCGTCGTTGTTGGAGCGGATGGGATTGACGAAAGGGATGTCACCCGGATTCCGAATGGCCTTGCGCAACATCGAGAGGAAGCCGTTTCAGTCGATCTTCACGATGGCGGGTTTGGCTTTGGCGACGGGATTGATGGTGTTGCCGGGGGCGATGGGCAACAGCATTGATTATCTGCTGACGTTTCAGTGGAACCTCGCGCAGCGTCAGGACGTGGTGGTTTTTCTAACCGAGCCCGCAGGTGGCAGCGGCTTTCATGATCTGACGCATCTCCCCGGAGTGCAGCATGCCGAACCGGTGAGAAGTGTGCAGGCGCGCTTGAGATATGGTCATCGCTACCGGCGCATGGCCGTGACGGGACTGCCAAGAGATGCGGATCTGAACCGGTTGTTGAATGAAAAAGGCGACCCGATGACCATGCCCGAGGACGGGGTGATCATGTCAAAAATGCTGGGGGAAATTCTCGGGGTCGAAGTGGGTGACGAAGTGCAGTTGAATGTGTTGGAGGGTCAGCGGCCGACTCGTTCAGTGGTGGTGCGCGGATTGTTGACGGACTATTCCGGGGTGGCGGCCTATATGGATTTGGAGGCGTTGCGTCGCTTGATGCGCGAAGGCGATACGGTAAACGGGGCGTATTTGAAGGTGGATCAAACGCGGTGGGAGGATTTTATGAAGGAGGTGAAGGAGACGCCAAGGGTGTCGATTGTGCTGGTGAAGCGGGAGCAGTTGGCGGCTTTTCGGGAGACGATTGGGCAGACGATTGGGATTCTACGTTCGCTGTATTTCACGCTGGCGATCATTGTGGCCTTTGGTGTGGTTTACAACAGCGCGCGCATTGCGTTGTCGGAACGCAGTCGCGAGCTGGCGACGTTGCGGGTGGTGGGATTCACGCAACGCGAGGTGGGCAGCGTGTTGCTGGGTGAGTTGAGCATTCTGGTCCTGGCATCGCTGCCGTTTGGACTCTTGTTTGGTCGTGGACTGGCGATTTTTATCATGTCGTCGTTCAGCACGGAGTCGGTGCGCATGCCGCTGGCGGTGAGTCCGAGCACCTATTCCATTGCAGTGATCGTGGTGCTGACCGCGTCGGCGTTATCGTTCTGGGTGGTGAGCCGCATGCTGAGGAAGCTCGACATGGTGGGCGTGTTGAAAGCGCGGGATTGA
- the aroC gene encoding chorismate synthase, which yields MASQFGTLFRISTFGESHGIAVGCVVDGCPPGLALDESDIQTELDRRRPGQSRIVTQRKEADRCQIQSGVYEGRTLGTPISIVVMNQDQRSDAYKEMESAYRPSHADYTYDQKYGLRAVAGGGRSSARETIARVAAGAIARKVLESQFSAYQCLAFVKTVAGIEATVPQGGVDPAVIESNIVRTCDPVAAEKMIELIEKVRGEGDSVGGVVECHVRGVPTGLGEPVFDKLEADLAKAMLSLPATKGFEIGSGFGGTLMTGLQHNDEFYTSEDGRIRTQTNRSGGVQGGISNGEDIIFRVAFKPTATVLREQNTVTSSGEATTLKARGRHDPCVLPRAVPIVEAMVHLVLCDHWLRQQALRAASPL from the coding sequence ATGGCCAGTCAATTCGGCACTCTCTTTAGAATCAGCACTTTTGGTGAATCCCACGGCATTGCCGTGGGTTGTGTGGTGGATGGATGTCCTCCTGGACTTGCCCTTGATGAGTCGGACATCCAAACCGAGCTGGATCGTCGTCGCCCTGGTCAGAGTCGCATTGTGACCCAGCGCAAGGAGGCAGACCGCTGCCAGATCCAGTCAGGCGTGTATGAGGGCCGCACGCTGGGCACACCGATCAGCATCGTGGTGATGAACCAGGATCAGCGCTCGGATGCCTACAAAGAAATGGAGAGCGCCTATCGGCCATCCCATGCGGATTACACCTATGATCAGAAATATGGCCTGCGAGCGGTCGCTGGTGGTGGTCGCTCCAGTGCCCGCGAAACCATCGCCCGGGTCGCAGCCGGAGCCATTGCGCGCAAGGTCTTGGAGTCGCAGTTCTCGGCTTACCAGTGTCTGGCGTTTGTGAAGACGGTGGCGGGCATTGAGGCGACGGTGCCGCAGGGGGGAGTCGATCCTGCCGTGATTGAATCCAACATCGTGCGCACCTGTGATCCAGTCGCGGCGGAGAAGATGATCGAGCTGATCGAAAAAGTGCGTGGAGAAGGTGACAGCGTTGGCGGCGTGGTGGAATGCCATGTGCGCGGCGTGCCGACCGGCCTTGGCGAGCCGGTGTTCGACAAACTGGAGGCGGATCTGGCCAAGGCGATGTTGAGTTTGCCGGCGACCAAGGGATTTGAGATTGGCAGCGGTTTTGGCGGGACTTTGATGACCGGATTGCAGCACAATGACGAGTTCTACACGTCGGAGGATGGCCGGATTCGCACGCAGACCAATCGCAGTGGCGGCGTGCAGGGCGGCATCAGCAACGGCGAAGACATCATTTTCCGCGTCGCCTTCAAACCGACCGCAACGGTGTTGCGGGAACAGAACACGGTGACCAGCTCGGGCGAAGCGACGACGCTCAAAGCTCGTGGCAGACATGATCCTTGTGTGCTTCCCCGTGCGGTGCCGATCGTGGAAGCGATGGTGCATTTGGTGTTGTGCGACCACTGGCTGCGTCAGCAGGCATTGCGGGCGGCTTCACCTTTATGA
- the rnc gene encoding ribonuclease III, translating into MHSLEARLPHRFADPALLRQALTHSSAGFDLRKRIADNQRQEFLGDAVLQLVLSAKLYQLYPGEDEGLLTKLRTRLVQTGALARVARTLKLGPSIQMSRGEEANGGRERDNILADAMEAIIGAVFVDGGYQAATAFIEKLWESELASVAAAPVEHNPKGQLQEILQDHSGKPPVYEIISSEGPDHLKNFNAKVSWNGVELGQGAGKSKKEAQTAAALEAMNSTLVVALKNKLLPTVPLTSK; encoded by the coding sequence ATGCATTCTCTGGAGGCGCGATTACCACACCGATTCGCCGACCCAGCTTTGTTACGTCAGGCCTTGACCCACTCGAGTGCCGGCTTTGATTTACGCAAACGAATTGCGGACAACCAACGGCAGGAGTTCCTTGGCGATGCGGTGCTGCAGCTCGTCCTTTCGGCAAAGCTTTATCAACTCTATCCCGGTGAAGACGAGGGGCTGTTGACCAAGTTGCGCACGCGTTTGGTGCAAACCGGTGCCTTGGCGCGCGTCGCCCGCACCTTGAAACTGGGACCGAGCATCCAGATGAGCCGGGGCGAGGAAGCCAACGGCGGAAGGGAACGCGACAACATTCTTGCGGATGCCATGGAGGCCATCATCGGAGCGGTGTTTGTCGACGGAGGCTACCAAGCGGCAACGGCATTTATCGAAAAGCTATGGGAGTCTGAACTTGCGTCGGTGGCCGCTGCACCCGTGGAGCACAATCCAAAGGGACAGCTCCAAGAAATCCTTCAGGACCACAGTGGCAAGCCTCCGGTGTATGAGATCATCAGCAGTGAAGGACCTGATCACTTGAAGAACTTCAACGCCAAGGTCAGCTGGAACGGCGTCGAACTCGGTCAGGGTGCCGGCAAGAGCAAGAAGGAGGCTCAGACGGCTGCGGCTCTCGAAGCCATGAACTCCACGCTGGTGGTCGCCCTCAAAAACAAGCTGCTACCGACGGTCCCGTTGACTTCAAAATGA
- a CDS encoding GDP-L-fucose synthase family protein yields the protein MSSPATIFIAGHRGMVGNALLRALSQHSDMQLLTATRNECDLQRQDQVEAFFDKHRPDHVIIAAAKVGGIHANATYPAEFGYENLMIAANCIHAAWRTGVQRLLFLGSSCIYPREAPQPIPEEALLTSPLEVTNEAYAIAKIAGLKLCQYYRQQYGVLFHSAMPSNLYGPGDNYHRENSHVIPALLRRFHEAKHAGDSEVVVWGSGRPLREFLHVDDLAEACLHLLTVPDPPDWVNVGTGQEISIAELAHLVKEVVGFEGDIVQDITKPDGTLRKLLSVNRLSALGWTAKRELKDGLREAYASFLEHLEQGDARL from the coding sequence ATGTCTTCTCCTGCGACCATTTTCATCGCCGGCCATCGCGGGATGGTTGGGAATGCGCTGCTTCGTGCGCTTTCGCAACACAGTGACATGCAGCTGCTAACGGCTACTCGAAATGAATGCGATCTTCAGCGCCAGGATCAGGTGGAAGCATTTTTTGACAAGCATCGCCCTGATCACGTCATCATCGCTGCTGCGAAAGTTGGAGGCATTCATGCCAATGCCACCTATCCCGCCGAGTTCGGATATGAAAACCTCATGATTGCCGCCAACTGCATTCACGCAGCCTGGCGAACTGGGGTGCAGCGTTTGTTGTTTCTCGGCAGCTCGTGCATTTATCCGCGGGAGGCCCCACAGCCCATTCCTGAAGAAGCATTGTTGACCAGTCCGCTAGAGGTGACCAATGAAGCTTATGCGATTGCAAAGATCGCAGGTCTCAAACTTTGCCAATACTACCGCCAGCAATATGGAGTGCTCTTTCATTCCGCCATGCCTTCCAACCTGTATGGGCCGGGCGACAATTATCATCGCGAAAACTCCCACGTCATCCCCGCGCTGCTTCGCCGCTTTCACGAGGCGAAACATGCGGGTGATTCCGAAGTGGTGGTTTGGGGCAGCGGTCGTCCGCTGCGCGAATTTCTTCATGTCGACGACCTTGCTGAAGCCTGTCTTCATCTTCTGACGGTTCCCGATCCACCGGACTGGGTGAACGTCGGCACCGGGCAGGAAATCAGCATTGCCGAACTCGCCCATCTGGTGAAAGAAGTGGTCGGGTTCGAAGGAGACATCGTTCAGGACATCACCAAACCGGACGGCACATTGCGTAAGCTTTTAAGTGTCAATCGTTTAAGTGCGTTGGGATGGACCGCCAAACGGGAGTTGAAGGATGGTTTGCGGGAGGCTTACGCGTCCTTCCTGGAACACCTTGAACAAGGGGACGCAAGACTGTAG
- a CDS encoding tetratricopeptide repeat protein yields the protein MKGSSALPGESAPASDQQLTLEGSKVASAHAHYLLARQLESEGHMREALRHYLAYLEQGSFSEMIPHIASFAAVYDGLDAAMDILDRAIESQPDNPQPAITLTQMALTRAANDDQLQERAAKVLARTLEKFPDRAEVYENAVSYYLALGKKDEAQSLLEKALLVKQQDPLFWLSLGRSAQELWPLADSDHRDAHLPKINPYLAKATALALGQGNEEASLQAMDFYLFTNQFPEAIAACEAVVKQKGSLEAHKRLWRLYDASERPAEAFEALSKLVEAYPQDVEHRRYLALHYRNRREWDKAAEHLEAALQAGGGGLSDYLMISNLLLVGKDEEKLDRFTARGEQLFPQDPHMGFFRASALAQLDKFKEAVDLFEKVSKTAETAAPDLLDDSFYFSWGAALERNGEFDEAAQQFDRSIQLTPPDQLERAARTMNYLGYMWLEQNRQLDKAEQLIKKANELVQNEPAYIDSLGWMHFKKGRHAEALKELLRAESLMEELAPEDAEILEHIALTYERLDDEAKAKEYWQKTLDLDPTDEEIRQRAMKGLGMQLPESKPKHPSDEEGVRLP from the coding sequence ATGAAAGGGTCTTCCGCCCTGCCGGGCGAATCAGCCCCGGCGTCGGATCAGCAATTGACCCTCGAAGGGTCGAAAGTGGCCTCGGCTCACGCGCACTATCTGTTGGCGCGACAGTTGGAATCCGAGGGGCACATGCGCGAGGCGTTGCGCCATTATCTGGCGTATTTGGAGCAAGGATCGTTTTCGGAAATGATCCCGCATATCGCGAGTTTTGCGGCAGTCTATGATGGACTGGATGCGGCGATGGACATCCTCGATCGGGCCATTGAGAGCCAGCCTGACAATCCCCAGCCGGCCATCACCCTTACTCAAATGGCTCTGACGCGTGCAGCCAACGATGACCAATTGCAGGAACGCGCAGCCAAGGTTTTAGCCCGGACGCTGGAAAAATTTCCTGATCGTGCCGAAGTTTATGAGAATGCGGTGAGCTATTATCTGGCGCTCGGCAAAAAGGACGAAGCCCAGTCGTTGTTGGAAAAAGCGTTGCTGGTAAAACAACAAGACCCACTGTTTTGGCTGAGCCTCGGTCGAAGTGCCCAGGAGCTTTGGCCGCTGGCCGATTCCGATCATCGCGATGCCCATCTGCCAAAGATTAATCCATATCTCGCGAAAGCCACCGCCTTGGCGTTGGGTCAGGGAAATGAAGAGGCGTCGCTGCAGGCGATGGATTTTTATCTTTTCACCAATCAGTTTCCGGAGGCGATCGCCGCGTGTGAAGCAGTGGTGAAACAAAAGGGCAGTCTTGAAGCGCACAAACGTCTGTGGCGTTTGTATGATGCCAGTGAAAGACCTGCGGAGGCATTCGAGGCTCTGTCGAAGCTGGTGGAAGCTTACCCGCAGGATGTTGAACACCGTCGATATCTCGCCTTGCATTACCGCAATCGCAGGGAGTGGGACAAGGCAGCGGAACATCTCGAAGCGGCATTGCAGGCAGGCGGTGGGGGCCTGTCTGATTACCTGATGATCAGCAATCTGTTGCTGGTCGGTAAAGATGAAGAAAAACTCGACCGCTTCACGGCCCGTGGTGAGCAGTTGTTTCCACAAGATCCGCACATGGGTTTTTTCCGCGCCTCTGCCTTGGCCCAGCTCGACAAGTTCAAGGAAGCAGTGGACCTGTTTGAAAAGGTCTCCAAGACCGCTGAAACGGCAGCTCCCGATTTGTTGGATGACTCGTTCTATTTCTCATGGGGAGCGGCGCTGGAACGCAATGGGGAGTTTGATGAAGCCGCCCAGCAATTTGATCGCAGCATCCAGTTGACCCCCCCTGACCAGTTGGAGCGTGCGGCGCGAACGATGAATTACCTTGGCTACATGTGGCTGGAGCAGAACCGGCAATTGGACAAGGCGGAGCAGTTGATCAAAAAAGCGAATGAACTGGTGCAGAATGAACCGGCCTACATCGACAGCCTGGGCTGGATGCATTTCAAAAAAGGTCGCCATGCGGAGGCTTTGAAGGAGTTGCTGCGCGCGGAGTCATTGATGGAAGAACTGGCTCCGGAAGACGCGGAAATCCTTGAGCACATCGCGCTGACTTATGAACGGCTCGATGATGAAGCCAAGGCAAAGGAATACTGGCAGAAGACATTGGATCTGGATCCCACCGATGAAGAAATTCGTCAGCGTGCGATGAAAGGCTTGGGCATGCAGTTGCCTGAATCCAAGCCAAAGCATCCATCCGATGAAGAAGGTGTGAGGCTGCCGTAA